From Micromonospora echinospora:
GGTGGTGGGCGAGGAAGGCGGCCGGCAGGACGGCGCCCCGACCGGACCGGACGATCCGGTGTGGCTCGTCGATCCGATCGACGGCACCTACAACTTCGTCCGGGGCATCCCGTTCTTCTGCGTGTCGATCGGACTGCGGATCGGCGGTCGTACCGTGGGCGGCTGCGTCTACGACCCGCTGCGCGAGGAGTTGTTCACCGCGGCGGACGGCCGCGCCTGGTTGAACGGCGCTGCGCTGCCCACGCGTACCTCCGCGTCGTCGGCGCCGCCGCTCGTGCTGTGCGACATCCCGAACGCCGGAGGGCCGCCGTCCACCACCGAGACCGACCTGCTGGCCGCGCTGCTCACCGCCGCCGCGGACGTGCGACGGCTCGGTTCGTCCGCGCTGGCGCTGGCGTACGTCGCGGCGGGCCGCGCCGACGTGGCCGCCAACGCGGACGTCTACGACTGGGACACCGCTGCCGGGCGGGCTCTGGTCACCGCCACGGGCGGCGGTTACCTGAGCCATCCCGATCCGCTGCCGACCCGGCGGCGGGGCAGCTTCGTCGCATGGGCCCCCGCGTACGGGACCCTCGGCCGCGCGGTCGGCGAGGCCCTGCACCCCGACAGCTTCGCGGAGGTCGTGTGACACGCCGGCGCTTTCTGATCATGGGCGGCATGCACCGCAGCGGCACCACCCTGCTGGCCGCGCTGGTCGGCACGAATCCGCAGGTGGCCGGGTTCCGGCAGACCGGCGCGCCGATGGACGAGGGTCAGTACCTGCAGACCGTCTGCCCCTACGACGAGCAGCACGGCGGTCCGGGGCGGTTCGCGTACGCGCCCGGGGCGCACATGACCGAGCATCACGAGCTGGCCAGCCCGGCCACCGCCCGGCTGCTGCGCGAGCAGTGGGACCGCTACCTGGATCCCGGCCGCCCGGTCGTGCTGGAGAAGTCGCCACCCAACCTGTTGCGCTTCCGGTTCTTCCAGCGGCTCTTCCCGGGCTCCCGGTTCGTGCTGGTCAAGCGGCACCCGGTGGCAGTGGCGATGAGCACCCGGAAGTGGACGCCGGCGCTGACCGTGCGGCAGCTCGTCGAACACTGGCTGCACGCCCACGAGCTGGCCCGGGCCGACGCCACACACCTCGACGCGATGTTGACCGTCCGCTACGAGGACCTGATGGACGACCCGGACCGGACGTTGGGGGCCGTCGCGGCCTTCGGCGGCCTTCCACCCGTCTTCGACGTCGGCGACCTGGACCGGGACACGAACACCCGCTACCTGCGGGCATGGCGGCAGGGCCCGGGGGCCGACGACGACCTCGCCGATCTCGCCGACCGGGTCGCACGGTACGGCTACCGGCTGCCCGCGCGCGCCTGAACCGG
This genomic window contains:
- a CDS encoding inositol monophosphatase family protein, translating into MTSTVQDLIDVAAQSAVDAGRLVRQRFGEPTDASRKQAAHDVVTGTDLAAEALIRAALGDAVARSTVVGEEGGRQDGAPTGPDDPVWLVDPIDGTYNFVRGIPFFCVSIGLRIGGRTVGGCVYDPLREELFTAADGRAWLNGAALPTRTSASSAPPLVLCDIPNAGGPPSTTETDLLAALLTAAADVRRLGSSALALAYVAAGRADVAANADVYDWDTAAGRALVTATGGGYLSHPDPLPTRRRGSFVAWAPAYGTLGRAVGEALHPDSFAEVV
- a CDS encoding sulfotransferase family protein, with amino-acid sequence MTRRRFLIMGGMHRSGTTLLAALVGTNPQVAGFRQTGAPMDEGQYLQTVCPYDEQHGGPGRFAYAPGAHMTEHHELASPATARLLREQWDRYLDPGRPVVLEKSPPNLLRFRFFQRLFPGSRFVLVKRHPVAVAMSTRKWTPALTVRQLVEHWLHAHELARADATHLDAMLTVRYEDLMDDPDRTLGAVAAFGGLPPVFDVGDLDRDTNTRYLRAWRQGPGADDDLADLADRVARYGYRLPARA